The Arachis hypogaea cultivar Tifrunner unplaced genomic scaffold, arahy.Tifrunner.gnm2.J5K5 arahy.Tifrunner.gnm2.scaffold_21, whole genome shotgun sequence genome contains a region encoding:
- the LOC114926168 gene encoding uncharacterized protein, producing the protein MRKEEGGQMGEEARGKGDERLEVRDEDGGRSCFMNHDEYCIAASVSYFCFALLLLFCIAASVTYFCFALLLLFCIAASVLNCCFCFALLLLLPASICCFIIFIIAVIDFEYMEQSQSNPQPQDSQTGSSRAEEEGEAPNPVQPPTPATMGDKGKRRAIAATPIGSYFKERTMPGSQPALKSVLASKQVNHKVKLGLARWIIDARIPFNAIQSPYFQPALDDVAAIGPGFKGPSYDEMRVHLLADLKKECQLLVEGYRSSWKRTGCTLMADGWTDQRQRTLINFLVYCPAGMSFVKSVDASDMIKTADTLFKLFAEVIEWVGSSNIVHVVTDNAANYVSAGKLIHEKYPNIFWSPCAAHCINLILKDIASLPHIADLASRASKVTVFVYNHMILLSWLRKRKEWKEIVRPGVTRFATVFITLKSIYDHKEDLQSLVIDKYFTSHKLSKNVNGKMVSSIILDSKFWEDCFTTVMLVGPLIKLLRLVDADEKPSLGIVYAGMQRAKINIKTMFRNRKSAYTPYTSILKMRWDKHLKRDLHAAAYFLNPDYFYSEGFVEKANILRSLLDLFDIETLCDDSVAAMQEIQLYRDRKGSFGRESALKAIKRLEPGEWWRLHGGSAPNLQKMAIRLLHQTSSSSGCERNWSLFEQIHSKRRNRLEHQRLSDIVYVTYNLRLQSRMHRKKKNYDPIDIQSIDTVDFWVMPDESDPEFTNGDIEGIENLIYTDNAMPSYPTDGGDVELDVDFPNGADSSNTASFGGTSDDGGFGLPVYDGDVGTLNDNYDF; encoded by the exons ATGCGGAAAGAAGAGGGAGGTCAGATGGGGGAAGAAGCGAGGGGGAAAGGGGATGAGAGATTGGAAGTGAGAGATGAAGACGGCGGACGAAG CTGCTTCATGAATCATGATGAATATTGCATTGCTGCTTCTGTTAGCTACTTTTGTTTTGCATTGCTGCTTCTGTTTTGCATTGCTGCTTCTGTTACCTACTTCTGTTTTGCATTGCTGCTTCTGTTTTGCATTGCTGCTTCTGTTTTGAATTGCTGCTTCTGTTTTGCATTGCTGCTTCTGTTACCTGCTTCTATTTGCTGTTTCATTATTTTCATCATTGCTGTTATTGattttgaatat ATGGAACAATCACAAAGTAACCCACAGCCACAAGATTCTCAAACTGGTTCATCCAGAG CGGAAGAAGAGGGTGAAGCACCTAATCCTGTACAACCTCCGACTCCTGCAACAATGGGAGACAAAGGAAAGAGAAGAGCGATTGCTGctactccaattggaagttatttTAAGGAAAGGACTATGCCAGGCTCTCAACCAGCTTTGAAAAGTGTCTTGGCCAGTAAACAAGTTAATCACAAGGTTAAGTTGGGGCTTGCAAGATGGATCATTGATGCACGGATTCCATTCAATGCAATTCAATCGCCTTACTTTCAACCTGCCTTGGACGATGTTGCTGCAATTGGACCTGGTTTCAAGGGACCGTCGTATGACGAAATGAGAGTTCATTTGCTGGCCGATCTTAAGAAGGAGTGTCAGTTGCTTGTGGAAGGTTATAGGAGCTCGTGGAAAAGGACTGGTTGTACACTGATGGCAGATGGCTGGACTGATCAAAGGCAGCGTACGTTAATTAATTTTCTAGTTTATTGTCCTGCTGGTATGTCATTTGTTAAGTCTGTTGATGCTTCTGATATGATAAAAACTGCCGATACCTTGTTTAAATTGTTTGCTGAGGTTATTGAGTGGGTTGGGTCTAGTAACATTGTGCATGTGGTTACTGATAATGCTGCGAATTATGTATCTGCTGGAAAACTCATTCATGAAAAGTATCCAAACATTTTTTGGTCTCCTTGTGCTGCTCATTGCATCAATCTTATATTGAAAGACATAGCAAGTCTTCCTCATATAGCTGACCTTGCCTCTCGTGCTTCAAAAGTGACTGTCTTTGTTTACAATCATATGATTTTATTGTCATGgcttagaaaaagaaaagagtggAAAGAAATTGTTCGACCAGGAGTAACACGTTTTGCTACTGTATTCATTACTTTGAAAAGTATATATGATCATAAAGAAGACTTGCAATCATTGGTGATTGACAAATATTTCACTTCTCATAAATTATCTAAGAATGTCAATGGGAAGATGgttagttcaattatcttggatagTAAGTTTTGGGAGGATTGTTTTACTACTGTTATGCTTGTTGGTCCTCTAATTAAGTTATTGAGGCTTGTTGATGCTGATGAGAAACCTTCTCTGGGTATCGTGTATGCGGGCATGCAAAGAGCCAAAATTAATATCAAGACAATGTTTAGAAATAGGAAATCTGCATACACACCTTATACAAGTATCTTGAAAATGCGGTGGGATAAGCATTTGAAGCGTGACCTCCATGCAGCAGCATACTTTTTGAATCCAGATTACTTCTATAGTGAGGGGTTTGTTGAGAAGGCAAATATCTTGAGGTCTTTGCTTGATTTATTTGATATTGAAACTCTTTGCGATGACTCGGTTGCCGCAATGCAAGAGATACAGTTGTATCGAGATCGAAAAGGAAGTTTTGGAAGGGAAAGTGCATTGAAAGCAATTAAGAGACTTGAACCTG GTGAATGGTGGAGGCTACATGGTGGGAGTGCTCCTAACTTGCAAAAAATGGCAAttcgtcttcttcatcaaacatctTCATCATCCGGCTGCGAGAGGAACTGGAGCCTCTTTGAACAAATCCATTCAAAGAGGAGGAACCGATTAGAGCATCAAAGGCTAAGTGACATTGTTTATGTCACTTATAATCTACGCCTTCAATCTAGAATGCATCGCAAGAAGAAGAATTATGATCCAATTGACATTCAAAGCATTGACACAGTAGATTTTTGGGTAATGCCGGATGAAAGTGATCCTGAATTTACTAATGGAGACATCGAAggcattgaaaatttaatttatacggATAATGCTATGCCTTCATATCCTACAG atggagGAGATGTGGAACTTGATGTGGATTTCCCTAATGGTGCTGATTCTTCAAATACAGCTTCTTTTGGTGGTACTTCTGATGATGGTGGCTTTGGATTACCTGTTTATGATGGAGATGTTGGAACActtaatgataattatgatttttga